In one window of Temnothorax longispinosus isolate EJ_2023e chromosome 11, Tlon_JGU_v1, whole genome shotgun sequence DNA:
- the LOC139821395 gene encoding uncharacterized protein yields the protein METWLDKKGWEKMKEKLPKEFGWRVQIANRRNKKGRACGGMLVGIRKGIEEIKEGRGREEEENRVEVKLRIGEEIWKIIGIYVNKDIDKKLEGLNDCIEEEKIGVRTIIRGDFNARTGDEGGREEEDEESGKERGRNSKDKKVNKDGRTLLEFIEERGLMILNGGTKGDEEGEYTYTGGKGETVIDYIIGDEDSREKIERLEIGDRVESDHHPLILWIRGGAKRTQRGEKIERTRRRGIWSEEGRKHFVEKLGKIGGNRKLQEEIEEGVSKIRGILKENEKGEVRGANKNRRGWWDEECKEKKKEARAELRKWRKGKGEVERYRERRRKYREVCERKKKEEKERMITEIGEARSESKVWELIGRVRKRKKRINEDIKLEEWKKYFMELMGGVENKVVKGEGGRDRQDEEEIELEEVRNVIKKLKTGKAIGKDGIPNEVWKYGGEEMVRWAWEICKRVWRGEGWPEQWKEGEIIPLVKKGEEKEVKDYRGITIMPSMYKIYTAVLAERIRNEVEMKNLIPDNQAGFRKGMGTMDQIFTLNYLINRHLGKEKGKMTVLFVDLKAAFDSVDKEVLIKAMKERGVRQGLIDRVEEVLRETKSNVRRGEEKGESFWMAKGLRQGCPLNPILFNLLIADIEDHMRKGGWEDDIAVLAEEEQVMRSMISRLEG from the exons ATGGAGACATGGTTGGATAAGAAAGGATGGGAGAAGATGAAAGAGAAACTACCAAAGGAATTTGGTTGGAGAGTACAAATAGCGAATAGGAGGAATAAGAAAGGTAGAGCATGCGGAGGAATGCTAGTAGGTATAAGAAAAGggatagaagaaataaaggaaGGTAGAGGGagggaagaggaggaaaaCAGGGTCGAAGTCAAGCTAAGAATAGGGGaggaaatatggaaaataatagGAATATATGTAAACAAAGACATTGATAAGAAGTTAGAAGGTTTGAATGATTGCATAGAGGAGGAAAAAATAGGAGTAAGGACCATAATAAGAGGTGACTTTAATGCGAGAACGGGAGATGAGGGAGGAAGGGAAGAGGAAGATGAAGAAAGtgggaaagaaagagggagaaattCTAAAGATAAGAAGGTGAACAAGGATGGTAGGACGCTACTAGAATTTATAGAAGAAAGAGGATTGATGATTTTAAATGGTGGTACGAAAGGAGACGAAGAAGGAGAATACACATACACGGGAGGAAAGGGTGAAACAGTTATAGACTATATTATAGGTGATGAGGATAGcagagaaaaaatagaaagactAGAAATAGGGGATAGAGTAGAATCAGACCATCACCCTCTAATACTGTGGATAAGAGGCGGAGCGAAGAGAACACAGAGAGGGGAAAAGATAGAAAGgacaagaagaagaggaatatggagcgaagaaggaagaaaacaCTTCGTTGAGAAGTTAGGAAAGATAGGAGGAAACAGAAAATTGCAGGAGGAGATAGAGGAAGGGGTGTCGAAGATAAGAGGAATACTAAAGGAGAATGAAAAGGGGGAGGTCAGGGGTGCTAATAAGAACAGAAGAGGATGGTGGGATGAAGAATgcaaggagaaaaagaaagaagcgaGGGCAGAACTAAGAAAGTGGAGAAAGGGGAAAGGGGAGGTAGAAAGATATagagaaaggaggaggaaATACAGAGAAGTatgtgaaagaaagaaaaaggaagagaaggaaaggaTGATTACAGAGATAGGAGAAGCGAGATCGGAAAGTAAGGTATGGGAACTGATAGGTAGAgtaaggaaaagaaagaaaagaataaacgaAGACATAAAACTGGAAGAGTGGAAAAAATACTTCATGGAGCTAATGGGAGGCGTGGAGAACAAGGTAGTAAAAggagaaggagggagggacAGACAAGACGAGGAAGAGATAGAGTTAGAGGAGGtgagaaatgtaataaagaaactaaaaacaGGAAAGGCAATAGGTAAGGACGGAATCCCGAATGAAGTATGGAAATATGGAGGAGAAGAGATGGTGAGGTGGGCCTGGGAAATATGTAAACGGGTATGGAGGGGAGAAGGCTGGCCTGAACAATGGAAGGAGGGTGAGATAATACCTTTAgtgaagaaaggagaagaaaaagaggtaAAAGACTACAGAGGGATAACGATCATGCCCTCAATGTATAAGATATACACGGCGGTATTAGCGGAAAGGATAAGGAATGAAGTAGAAATGAAGAACTTGATTCCTGATAACCAAGCAGGATTTAGAAAAGGAATGGGGACGATGGACCAGATATTTACGCTAAACTATTTGATAAACAGACATCTAGGAAAGGAGAAAGGGAAGATGACAGTTCTATTCGTAGATCTCAAGGCGGCGTTCGACTCAGTAGATAAGGAAGTTCTAATTAAGGcaatgaaagagagaggagtAAGGCAAGGACTGATAGATAGGGTGGAGGAAGTCTTGAGAGAAACAAAAAGCAATGTAAGAAGGGGAGAAGAAAAAGGGGAATCATTCTGGATGGCGAAGGGATTAAGACAGGGCTGCCCGTTAAACCCGATATTGTTTAACTTACTAATTGCAGACATAGAGGATCACATGAGGAAGGGCGGATGGGAGG ATGACATAGCAGTACTAGCGGAGGAGGAACAGGTCATGAGATCCATGATAAGCAGGCTTGAGGGATAG